The following are encoded together in the Salvia hispanica cultivar TCC Black 2014 chromosome 6, UniMelb_Shisp_WGS_1.0, whole genome shotgun sequence genome:
- the LOC125194842 gene encoding sigma factor binding protein 2, chloroplastic-like, with amino-acid sequence MDHKLPPPPRKKTSKKRDESLKVVYISSPMKVRTSQARFRALVQELTGKNSDIAPYMDSDGAALADYRDEDGTLLPDRPISSSDDTTTTPATSDSLGNVFAAGIFDDYHHHDYLIM; translated from the coding sequence ATGGATCATAaactgccgccgccgccgaggAAGAAGACGTCGAAGAAGCGCGACGAATCGCTGAAAGTAGTGTACATCTCGAGCCCCATGAAGGTGAGGACCAGCCAAGCCAGGTTCCGGGCGCTGGTGCAGGAGCTCACCGGCAAGAACTCTGACATCGCGCCTTACATGGACTCGGATGGCGCCGCCCTTGCCGACTACCGCGACGAGGACGGCACGCTGCTCCCCGACCGGCCTATTTCTAGCTCCGACgacaccaccaccacccccGCCACCTCGGATTCTCTCGGCAATGTGTTCGCCGCCGGGATTTTCGACGACTATCATCATCACGACTACTTGATCAtgtga
- the LOC125194131 gene encoding THO complex subunit 1 isoform X1: MDLFRKAILHPGPPQDFALQTVQQVIKPQKQVKLVQDENMLLENILRTLLQELVSDAVQSGEAIMLFGQSIADEDARPGQIPRLLDIVLYLCEKEHIEGGMIFQLLEDLTEMSTMRNCEDIFGYIESKQDILGKPELFARGKLVMLRTCNQLLRRLSKANDVVFCGRIIMFLAHFFPLSERSAVNIKGVFNTSNETKYEKEAPESSSIDFNFYKTFWSLQESFSNPASLASTVAKWQKFTSSLMVVLNTFEAQPLRDEEGSAINLEDEASNFSIKYLTSSNLMGLELKDPSFRRHILVQCLILFDYLKAPGKTDKDLPSDTTKEEIKNCEERVKKLLEMTPPRGKEFLRSIEHILERERNWVWWKRDGCSAFEKPPVEKKLAQDGSRKRRPRWRLGNKELSQLWKWADQNPNALTDPQRVRTPAIMDYWKPLAEDMDESAGIEEEYHHKNSRVYCWKGLRFSARQDLEGFSRFTEHGIEGVVPLELLPLEVRSKYQAKPGDRTKRAKKEETKGSTQQVEDTQIATPASETEMDGGRNDGEGATGDGSSVSGEGDEHQKHNSDTDGGLEAGQIEGDTDLDVVA, encoded by the exons ATG GATTTATTCAGGAAAGCAATTCTGCATCCAGGGCCGCCTCAAGATTTCGCTCTCCAGACTGTGCAGCAAGTAATAAAACCCCAG AAGCAAGTGAAACTCGTTCAAGATGAAAATATGCTGTTGGAGAATATTCTGCGGACTTTGCTTCAAGAACTTGTG TCAGATGCAGTTCAGTCAGGTGAGGCAATTATGCTATTTGGTCAATCCATAGCTGACGAGGATGCACGTCCTGGTCAAATTCCTCGTCTTCTTG ACATTGTATTATACCTCTGTGAGAAAGAACATATTGAAGGTGGCATGATTTTCCAGCTTTTGGAAGATTTGACAGAGATGTCTACAATGAGGAACTGCGAAGACATTTTTGGGTACATTGAAAGTAAACAAGACATTCTTGGCAAG CCAGAGCTCTTTGCCAGAGGGAAGCTTGTTATGCTGAGAACATGCAATCAGCTACTTCGTCGTCTATCAAAG GCAAATGATGTTGTGTTCTGTGGACGAATTATTATGTTTCTTGCACATTTTTTCCCATTATCAGAACGTTCAG CTGTCAATATCAAAGGAGTTTTTAATACATCAAATGagaccaaatatgaaaaagaagCCCCAGAAA GTAGTTCTATTGATTTCAACTTTTACAAAACCTTTTGGAGTTTACAG GAATCCTTTTCCAATCCTGCTTCTCTTGCTTCAACCGTTGCAAAGTGGCAAAAATTTACTTCTAGTTTGATG GTTGTGCTGAATACATTTGAGGCTCAACCTCTAAGGGATGAAGAGGGCAGTGCTATTAACCTTGAGGATGAAGCGTCAAACTTCAGTATAAAATATCTCACCAGCAGTAATCTAATGGGTCTAGAG TTGAAAGATCCAAGTTTTCGAAGACATATTCTGGTTCAGTGccttattttgtttgattactTAAAG GCCCCTGGAAAAACCGATAAAGATTTGCCATCAGATACAACA AAAGAGGAGATAAAAAATTGTGAAGAACGAGTGAAGAAGCTTCTAGAAATGACCCCCCCTAGGGGGAAAGAATTCCTTCGTAGCATTGAGCATATTTTGGAGCGTGAGAGAAATTGG GTTTGGTGGAAGCGCGATGGTTGCTCTGCATTTGAAAAACCACCTGTGGAGAAAAAGCTAGCTCAAGATGGTAGTCGGAAGCG TCGTCCTCGGTGGAGATTGGGAAATAAAGAACTGTCGCAGTTGTGGAAATGGGCTGATCAGAACCCG AATGCTCTTACAGATCCTCAGCGTGTCCGCACTCCTGCCATCATGGATTACTGGAAACCGTTGGCTGAAGAT ATGGACGAATCTGCTGGAATAGAAGAAGAATATCATCACAAAAATAGCCGA GTATATTGCTGGAAAGGTTTAAGGTTTTCTGCCCGGCAAGATTTGGAAGGGTTTTcaaga TTCACTGAACATGGCATTGAAGGGGTTGTTCCCTTGGAACTTTTGCCGCTCGAGGTGCGATCAAAATATCAAGCTAAACCAGGTGATCGAACCAAACGTGCCAAGAAGGAAGAGACAAAAGGTTCCACGCAGCAAGTCGAAGACACTCAG ATTGCGACTCCTGCTAGTGAGACCGAGATGGATGGGGGCAGAAACGATGGCGAGGGCGCTACAGGTGATGGAAGTAGCGTAAGTGGTGAGGGTGATGAACATCAGAAACACAACTCTGATACTGACGGTGGTTTGGAAGCAGGCCAAATTGAAGGAGATACAGACTTGGATGTTGTAGCCTAG
- the LOC125197102 gene encoding 2-oxoglutarate dehydrogenase, mitochondrial-like yields MAWLRVGSNVAKLAVRRTISQAGSYVAPQRSQYFHATVFRSKAQSSPVPRPVPLQRLSDSFLDGTSSVYLEELQRAWEQDPNSVDESWDNFFRNFVGQASTSPGLSGQTIQESMRLLLLVRSYQVYGHLKAKIDPLGLEERSIPDDLDPALYGFSEADLDREFFVGVWRMAGFLSENRPVQTLRAILKRLEQAYCGSIGYEYMHIADREKCNWLRDKIETPASTQYNRKRREVILDRLIWSTQFENFLAAKWTAAKRFGLEGCETLIPGMKEMFDRSADLGVESIVIGMSHRGRLNVLGNVVRKPLRQIFNEFSGGTKPLDEVGLYTGTGDVKYHLGTSYDRATRGGKRIHLSLVANPSHLEAVDPVVVGKTRAKQYFSNDVDRTKNLGILIHGDGSFAGQGVVYETLHLSALPNYTTGGTIHIVVNNQVAFTTDPRSGRSSQYCTDVAKALSVPIFHVNGDDVEAVVNACELAAEWRQNFHTDVVVDIVCYRRFGHNEIDEPSFTQPKMYKVIRNHPSALEIYQKKLLESGDVKKEDVDRINNKVSSILNEEFISSKDYVTQKRDWLSAYWTGFKSPEQLSRVRNTGVNPEILKNVGKAITTLPEQFKPHRAVKRIFDDRAKMIESGEGIDWAVGEALAFATLLVEGNHVRLSGQDVERGTFSHRHSVLHDQETGEKYCPLDHVMTNQHKEMFNVSNSSLSEFGVLGFELGYSMENPNSLVLWEAQFGDFSNGAQVMFDQFVSSGEAKWLRQTGLVVLLPHGYDGQGPEHSSARLERFLQMSDDHPSVIPEMEPTLRKQIQECNWQVVNVTTPANYFHVLRRQIHREFRKPLIVMSPKNLLRHKECKSNLSEFDDVQGHQGFDTQGTRFKRLIEDQNDHSDLEEGIRRLVLCSGKVYYELDEERKKAGAKDVAICRVEQLCPFPYDLAERELKRYPNAEVVWCQEEPMNMGAYSYIEPRLGTTMKGASRGNVDDIKYIGRAPSAATATGFTQVHTKEQTEIVQKAMQPDPINN; encoded by the exons ATGGCGTGGCTTAGAGTGGGCTCGAATGTGGCGAAGCTCGCTGTTAGACGGACTATATCTCAAGCTGGTTCTTATGTTGCTCCTCAACGGAGTCAATATTTCCATGCTACAGTTTTTAGATCGAAGGCTCAATCTTCGCCTGTTCCTCGCCCTGTTCCTCTCCAGAGGTTGAGTGATAGCTTTCTAGACGGCACGAGTAGTGTTTATCTTGAGGAGTTACAGAGAGCCTGGGAGCAGGATCCTAATAGTGTGGATGAATCATGGGACAATTTTTTCAGGAATTTTGTCGGCCAGGCCTCTACGTCTCCTGGCCTTTCTGGCCAAACAATTCAAGAGAGTATGCGGCTGTTGTTGCTAGTGAGATCTTACCAGGTTTATGGTCACTTGAAAGCCAAGATAGATCCGTTGGGTTTGGAAGAGAGGTCGATTCCCGATGATCTTGATCCAGCGCTTTATGGCTTTTCAGAAGCTGATCTTGATAGAGAGTTCTTTGTTGGTGTTTGGAGAATGGCAGGGTTCTTGTCCGAGAACCGCCCTGTGCAAACGTTAAGGGCGATATTGAAAAGACTAGAACAAGCTTATTGTGGAAGCATAGGCTATGAGTACATGCACATTGCAGATCGTGAAAAGTGTAACTGGTTGAGAGACAAAATTGAGACTCCCGCGTCTACTCAATATAATCGGAAACGACGTGAGGTGATCCTTGACCGGCTCATATGGAGTACCcaatttgagaattttttgGCTGCCAAATGGACTGCAGCCAAGAGGTTTGGGCTTGAAGGTTGTGAGACATTGATTCCTGGTATGAAGGAAATGTTTGATAGGTCAGCAGATCTTGGAGTGGAGAGCATTGTAATTGGGATGTCACATAGAGGAAGATTAAATGTTCTGGGTAATGTTGTTCGGAAACCTCTGCGACAGATCTTCAATGAGTTTAGCGGTGGTACAAAGCCTTTGGATGAAGTTGGACTTTACACTGGGACCGGTGATGTCAAATATCATCTTGGCACTTCTTACGATCGCGCAACAAGGGGTGGTAAGAGAATTCACCTGTCTTTGGTTGCAAATCCTAGCCACTTGGAAGCAGTGGACCCTGTTGTGGTGGGAAAGACTAGAGCCAAACAATATTTCTCAAATGATGTTGACAGAACAAAAAACCTGGGTATTTTGATTCATGGTGATGGAAGCTTTGCTGGACAAGGTGTTGTCTATGAAACCTTGCATCTTAGTGCTCTTCCAAACTATACTACTGGCGGGACCATCCACATCGTTGTGAACAATCAAGTGGCTTTCACTACTGACCCGAGATCAGGAAGATCCTCTCAGTACTGCACAGATGTTGCCAAAGCTCTTAGCGTGCCTATTTTCCATGTCAATGGTGATGATGTTGAAGCAGTTGTTAATGCTTGCGAACTTGCTGCAGAATGGCGTCAGAATTTTCATACTGATGTTGTGGTTGATATTGTATGCTACCGTCGATTTGGCCACAATGAAATTGACGAGCCATCCTTCACTCAACCTAAAATGTACAAG GTTATAAGGAATCACCCATCTGCACTCGAGATTTACCAAAAGAAGCTTCTGGAATCTGGTGatgtaaaaaaagaagatgtCGATAGGATAAACAACAAAGTATCATCAATTCTCAATGAAGAATTTATTTCCAGCAAAGACTATGTGACTCAAAAAAGGGACTGGCTTTCAGCTTACTGGACTGGGTTCAAGTCTCCTGAACAGCTTTCGCGTGTTCGTAACACTGG GGTCAATCCAGAGATTCTGAAGAATGTTGGCAAGGCTATCACTACTCTTCCGGAACAATTCAAACCCCATAGAGCAGTTAAGAGAATCTTTGATGATCGTGCAAAAATGATTGAGTCAGGAGAGGGTATTGACTGGGCGGTGGGTGAAGCCCTTGCATTTGCAACATTGCTTGTGGAGGGAAATCATGTTAGGTTGAGTGGACAGGATGTTGAGCGAGGTACTTTTAGCCATAGGCATTCTGTTCTTCACGACCAGGAAACAGGCGAAAAATACTGCCCTCTAGATCATGTTATGACGAACCAACACAAAGAGATGTTTAATGTAAGCAACAG CTCCCTTTCCGAGTTTGGAGTTTTGGGGTTTGAATTAGGCTATTCAATGGAAAATCCGAATTCTCTGGTACTCTGGGAAGCTCAGTTTGGTGATTTTTCCAATGGAGCTCAGGTGATGTTTGACCAATTTGTGAGCAGTGGAGAGGCCAAATGGCTGCGGCAAACTGGACTAGTTGTCCTTCTTCCTCATGGGTACGATGGCCAAGGTCCAGAACACTCAAGTGCACGATTAGAACGCTTCCTTCAG ATGAGTGATGATCATCCCTCTGTCATACCTGAGATGGAACCAACCCTCAGGAAACAGATTCAGGAATGCAACTGGCAGGTGGTGAATGTAACTACACCTGCAAATTATTTCCACGTCCTGAGGCGACAA ATACATAGGGAGTTCCGTAAACCTCTCATTGTGATGTCACCAAAGAACTTGCTACGTCACAAGGAATGCAAGTCTAATTTATCCGAGTTTGATGATGTTCAAGGACACCAAGGCTTTGACACACAAGGAACCAGGTTTAAACGCCTAAtagaggaccaaaatgatcactCCGATCTTGAAGAGGGCATAAGACGCCTGGTTCTTTGCTCTGGAAAG GTGTATTATGAGCTTGACGAAGAGCGAAAAAAGGCTGGTGCGAAGGACGTGGCAATCTGTAGGGTGGAGCAGCTTTGTCCCTTCCCATACGACCTCGCCGAACGTGAACTTAAGAGATATCCAA ATGCGGAAGTTGTGTGGTGCCAGGAAGAGCCAATGAACATGGGGGCATACAGCTACATCGAACCTCGTCTTGGCACTACAATGAAAGGTGCGAGCAGGGGTAATGTGGACGACATCAAGTACATAGGGCGTGCTCCGTCCGCTGCCACAGCCACCGGCTTTACCCAAGTCCACACAAAAGAGCAAACCGAAATAGTCCAGAAAGCCATGCAGCCTGATCCCATCAACAACTGA
- the LOC125194132 gene encoding cilia- and flagella-associated protein 20, which produces MFKNTFQSGFLSILYSLGSKPLQIWDKEVVNGQIKRLQDDDIQSNVLELVGSNVQSTYITCPADPTATLGIKLPFLVMIVKNMKKYFTFEIHVLDDKNVRRRFRASNFQAVTRVKPFICTMPLKLDEGWNQIQLNLTDLTRRAYGTNYVETLRVQVHANCRLRRIYFSDRLYSEEELPPEFKLYLPMQQKA; this is translated from the exons ATGTTTAAGAACACATTCCAGTCCGGTTTTCTTTCCATCCTTTACAGCCTCGg GAGTAAGCCTTTGCAGATATGGGATAAAGAAG TTGTCAATGGCCAGATCAAGCGACTGCAAGATGATGACATACAATCTAATGTCCTTGAATTAGTTGGCTCGAATGTCCAATCCACCTACATTACCTGCCCTGCTGATCCAACTGCAACGCTTGGTATCAAGCTTCCCTTCTTGGTTATGATTgttaaaaatatgaagaagTACTTCACCTTTGAGATTCATGTGCTCGACGATAAAAATGTCCGCCGAAGATTCCGAGCTTCTAATTTTCAA GCTGTAACAAGAGTTAAACCCTTTATTTGCACCATGCCCTTGAAATTGGATGAGGGCTGGAACCAAATCCAGCTGAACCTCACTGACCTTACCCGGCGTGCATATGGAACTAACTATGTTGAGACTCTGAGAGTTCAGGTTCATGCCAATTGCCGCCTGAGAAGGATATATTTCTCTGATCGCCTCTACTCAGAGGAGGAACTCCCACCAGAATTCAAACTATATCTCCCAATGCAGCAG AAAGCCTGA
- the LOC125194843 gene encoding protein FAR1-RELATED SEQUENCE 5-like → MESVANNEGMYIPVCDDALKPMIGMKFNTLVEAVGFYEHYARSVGFGIRKMGNKSVQGITKWQYLACSRQGSKNFIPGHASQSTEVSFKKRRCRSFRCECLAKLNLRYYSDGKSRGYEVYQFVEYHNHLMVADEHRHFMMANRNLDPIHRRFMEDCGRCNIGPTLTFKLLKEIMGGPENVGCDIIDIRNGYRDIMSNIDGSDAQMIFDYMRSQKESSDAFYYEIEIGSHGKLTRLFWADAISRRNYHMFGDVISFDSTYNTNSVG, encoded by the exons ATGGAATCTGTAGCAAATAACGAAG GTATGTACATTCCTGTTTGTGATGATGCTTTGAAGCCAATGATTGGtatgaaattcaatacattaGTAGAAGCAGTTGGTTTCTATGAACATTATGCTCGTTCAGTTGGTTTTGGCATTCGTAAAATGGGTAACAAATCAGTTCAAGGTATTACTAAGTGGCAGTATTTGGCTTGCAGCAGACAAGGCTCTAAGAATTTTATACCTGGTCATGCATCCCAATCAACTGAAGTGTCTTTTAAAAAGCGTAGGTGTCGGTCATTTAGGTGTGAATGTCTTGCTAAGCTCAATTTGAGATATTATTCAGATGGCAAGAGCAGAGGATATGAGGTTTATCAGTTTGTTGAGTATCATAATCACTTAATGGTTGCGGATGAGCATAGGCATTTTATGATGGCCAATCGCAATCTGGATCCTATCCATCGGAGGTTTATGGAGGATTGTGGCAGGTGTAATATTGGTCCCACTCTCACATTCAAACTTTTGAAGGAGATAATGGGTGGACCTGAAAATGTTGGATgtgatattattgatattagaAATGGTTATCGTGATATTATGTCCAATATTGATGGTTCAGATGCTCAAATGATTTTTGATTATATGCGTTCTCAAAAGGAATCATCTGATGCCTTCTattatgaaattgagataGGATCTCATGGAAAGTTAACTAGACTCTTCTGGGCTGATGCTATTTCAAGACGAAATTATCATATGTTTGGAGATGTAATTTCATTTGACTCAACATACAACACTAACAG tgtgggctga
- the LOC125194131 gene encoding THO complex subunit 1 isoform X2, with the protein MDLFRKAILHPGPPQDFALQTVQQVIKPQKQVKLVQDENMLLENILRTLLQELVSDAVQSGEAIMLFGQSIADEDARPGQIPRLLDIVLYLCEKEHIEGGMIFQLLEDLTEMSTMRNCEDIFGYIESKQDILGKPELFARGKLVMLRTCNQLLRRLSKANDVVFCGRIIMFLAHFFPLSERSAVNIKGVFNTSNETKYEKEAPESSSIDFNFYKTFWSLQESFSNPASLASTVAKWQKFTSSLMVVLNTFEAQPLRDEEGSAINLEDEASNFSIKYLTSSNLMGLELKDPSFRRHILVQCLILFDYLKAPGKTDKDLPSDTTKEEIKNCEERVKKLLEMTPPRGKEFLRSIEHILERERNWVWWKRDGCSAFEKPPVEKKLAQDGSRKRRPRWRLGNKELSQLWKWADQNPNALTDPQRVRTPAIMDYWKPLAEDMDESAGIEEEYHHKNSRFTEHGIEGVVPLELLPLEVRSKYQAKPGDRTKRAKKEETKGSTQQVEDTQIATPASETEMDGGRNDGEGATGDGSSVSGEGDEHQKHNSDTDGGLEAGQIEGDTDLDVVA; encoded by the exons ATG GATTTATTCAGGAAAGCAATTCTGCATCCAGGGCCGCCTCAAGATTTCGCTCTCCAGACTGTGCAGCAAGTAATAAAACCCCAG AAGCAAGTGAAACTCGTTCAAGATGAAAATATGCTGTTGGAGAATATTCTGCGGACTTTGCTTCAAGAACTTGTG TCAGATGCAGTTCAGTCAGGTGAGGCAATTATGCTATTTGGTCAATCCATAGCTGACGAGGATGCACGTCCTGGTCAAATTCCTCGTCTTCTTG ACATTGTATTATACCTCTGTGAGAAAGAACATATTGAAGGTGGCATGATTTTCCAGCTTTTGGAAGATTTGACAGAGATGTCTACAATGAGGAACTGCGAAGACATTTTTGGGTACATTGAAAGTAAACAAGACATTCTTGGCAAG CCAGAGCTCTTTGCCAGAGGGAAGCTTGTTATGCTGAGAACATGCAATCAGCTACTTCGTCGTCTATCAAAG GCAAATGATGTTGTGTTCTGTGGACGAATTATTATGTTTCTTGCACATTTTTTCCCATTATCAGAACGTTCAG CTGTCAATATCAAAGGAGTTTTTAATACATCAAATGagaccaaatatgaaaaagaagCCCCAGAAA GTAGTTCTATTGATTTCAACTTTTACAAAACCTTTTGGAGTTTACAG GAATCCTTTTCCAATCCTGCTTCTCTTGCTTCAACCGTTGCAAAGTGGCAAAAATTTACTTCTAGTTTGATG GTTGTGCTGAATACATTTGAGGCTCAACCTCTAAGGGATGAAGAGGGCAGTGCTATTAACCTTGAGGATGAAGCGTCAAACTTCAGTATAAAATATCTCACCAGCAGTAATCTAATGGGTCTAGAG TTGAAAGATCCAAGTTTTCGAAGACATATTCTGGTTCAGTGccttattttgtttgattactTAAAG GCCCCTGGAAAAACCGATAAAGATTTGCCATCAGATACAACA AAAGAGGAGATAAAAAATTGTGAAGAACGAGTGAAGAAGCTTCTAGAAATGACCCCCCCTAGGGGGAAAGAATTCCTTCGTAGCATTGAGCATATTTTGGAGCGTGAGAGAAATTGG GTTTGGTGGAAGCGCGATGGTTGCTCTGCATTTGAAAAACCACCTGTGGAGAAAAAGCTAGCTCAAGATGGTAGTCGGAAGCG TCGTCCTCGGTGGAGATTGGGAAATAAAGAACTGTCGCAGTTGTGGAAATGGGCTGATCAGAACCCG AATGCTCTTACAGATCCTCAGCGTGTCCGCACTCCTGCCATCATGGATTACTGGAAACCGTTGGCTGAAGAT ATGGACGAATCTGCTGGAATAGAAGAAGAATATCATCACAAAAATAGCCGA TTCACTGAACATGGCATTGAAGGGGTTGTTCCCTTGGAACTTTTGCCGCTCGAGGTGCGATCAAAATATCAAGCTAAACCAGGTGATCGAACCAAACGTGCCAAGAAGGAAGAGACAAAAGGTTCCACGCAGCAAGTCGAAGACACTCAG ATTGCGACTCCTGCTAGTGAGACCGAGATGGATGGGGGCAGAAACGATGGCGAGGGCGCTACAGGTGATGGAAGTAGCGTAAGTGGTGAGGGTGATGAACATCAGAAACACAACTCTGATACTGACGGTGGTTTGGAAGCAGGCCAAATTGAAGGAGATACAGACTTGGATGTTGTAGCCTAG